From the genome of Phytohabitans rumicis, one region includes:
- a CDS encoding amino acid adenylation domain-containing protein, which yields MVEERATTSPGALAVEVGDTRVTYADLDARANRLAHELRARGVGPESLVAVLLDRGVDLVVALLAVWKAGGAYVPLDPAFPADRVGRMLADAGAQVAVTQASYVERFTVETVLPDAPGRPSTPPERVDDLDRLAYAIFTSGSTGRPKGVAITHRGLTNHVQWAAEVLASRGTGGAPLFSSVAFDLVVPNLWAPLVSGQRLWLLPPDTELDGLSAALRKAAPFSFIKLTPGHLEILDPSFAYAPVIVVAGEALPGPIAEKWRRVLGDGNLINEYGPTEASVGTCVFPLTRLHEGIVPIGHPLPNMTMFVLDANLRPVPAGVVGELYVGGTGVARGYVNRPDLTAERFLPDPFGSVGGRLYRTGDLVRWSADGSVEFLGRIDDQVKIRGYRVELGEIRAVLLDHPDVKDAAVVVHGERIVAYVVGPTDLAAHCGQSLPDYMVPSVSVAVEWIPLNANGKVDRRALPDPDGAAGERPYVAPHTPEQERIAAIWGQVLGLERVSIEDSFFDVGGHSIRAIALVGALRAAGYDAGVRHVFEHRTVAALAAALATTAAPAAEPAGVAPFALVPPQVRAQLPAGVVDAYPLSQVQLGMLVEMFADEGLAKYHNSATFLIRDGRPFDAEALRAAARTVVGRHEMLRTSFDLDRYGVPLQLVHAGAELPVTVRDLRGLDEAGREEAVREHIARERADLFDLSRPPLLRISALVESDEAWRLGFTHCHAITEGWSQHSLLMEVLDLYSGRPAAFEAPSVRYADFIAAEQASLESTQDSQYWKDVVDAYAPCVLPPDWGDGPDAPRADLKLPIVFRDIEDRLRALATDTGTSFKAVLLAAHLKVLSTVTSEPAFHTGVLYSARPEAPGAERVYGMYLNTLPFAHDGSARTWRELVRQVFAREAEVYAHRRYPLPAIQRQAGGHRLFDIMFRYQDFHQVDTGRVDVRAGAGEGSNEFTLSIATQPGFLVLRAISNGLNRAGAERLAGTYRAVLEAMAADPDGDARAAYLSEPDKARLLQDWNDTEVEW from the coding sequence ATGGTCGAGGAACGGGCCACCACCTCGCCCGGTGCCCTCGCCGTGGAGGTCGGCGACACCCGCGTCACGTACGCCGACCTGGACGCCCGGGCCAACCGGCTGGCGCACGAGTTGCGTGCCCGCGGTGTCGGGCCGGAGTCGCTCGTCGCGGTGCTGCTCGACCGGGGCGTGGACCTGGTGGTGGCGCTGCTGGCGGTGTGGAAGGCGGGCGGCGCGTACGTGCCGCTGGACCCGGCCTTCCCCGCCGACCGGGTCGGCCGGATGCTGGCCGATGCCGGCGCCCAGGTGGCAGTCACCCAGGCGTCCTATGTGGAGCGGTTCACCGTGGAGACGGTGCTCCCGGACGCGCCCGGCCGGCCGTCGACGCCGCCGGAGCGGGTGGACGACCTGGACCGGCTCGCGTACGCCATCTTCACGTCCGGCTCGACCGGGCGACCGAAGGGTGTGGCCATCACCCACCGCGGCTTGACGAACCATGTGCAGTGGGCCGCCGAGGTGCTGGCGTCCCGGGGTACGGGCGGGGCGCCGCTGTTCTCGTCGGTGGCGTTCGACCTGGTGGTGCCGAACTTGTGGGCGCCGTTGGTGTCGGGTCAGCGGCTGTGGCTGCTGCCGCCGGACACCGAGTTGGACGGGCTGTCGGCCGCCCTGCGCAAGGCCGCCCCGTTCAGTTTCATCAAGCTGACGCCGGGCCATCTGGAGATCTTGGATCCGTCGTTCGCGTACGCGCCGGTCATCGTGGTCGCGGGTGAGGCGCTGCCCGGCCCGATCGCGGAGAAGTGGCGCCGGGTCCTGGGCGACGGCAACCTCATCAACGAGTACGGCCCGACGGAGGCGTCGGTGGGCACCTGCGTGTTCCCGCTCACCCGCCTCCACGAAGGGATCGTCCCGATCGGACACCCGCTGCCCAACATGACGATGTTCGTGCTCGACGCGAACCTGCGGCCGGTGCCCGCCGGCGTGGTCGGTGAGCTGTACGTCGGCGGCACCGGCGTGGCCCGCGGCTACGTCAACCGCCCCGACCTCACCGCGGAACGGTTCCTGCCCGACCCGTTCGGCTCGGTGGGCGGCCGGCTGTACCGCACCGGCGACCTGGTGCGCTGGTCCGCGGACGGCAGCGTCGAGTTCCTCGGCCGGATCGACGACCAGGTCAAGATCCGGGGCTACCGGGTGGAGTTGGGCGAGATAAGGGCCGTGCTGCTGGACCACCCGGACGTCAAGGACGCTGCCGTCGTCGTCCACGGCGAGCGGATCGTGGCCTACGTGGTCGGCCCGACCGATCTGGCGGCGCACTGTGGACAGTCGCTTCCGGACTACATGGTCCCGTCGGTGTCCGTCGCGGTGGAGTGGATCCCGCTCAACGCCAACGGCAAGGTGGACCGGCGGGCGTTGCCCGACCCGGACGGTGCCGCCGGCGAGCGGCCGTACGTGGCGCCGCATACGCCCGAGCAGGAGCGCATCGCCGCCATCTGGGGCCAGGTGCTGGGCCTGGAGCGGGTGTCCATCGAGGACAGCTTCTTCGACGTGGGTGGCCACTCCATCCGGGCCATCGCGCTCGTCGGCGCGCTGCGCGCGGCCGGGTACGACGCCGGCGTACGGCACGTGTTCGAGCACCGCACGGTGGCCGCGCTGGCCGCCGCGCTCGCCACCACGGCGGCGCCGGCAGCGGAGCCCGCCGGGGTCGCGCCGTTCGCGCTCGTGCCGCCGCAGGTGCGCGCACAGCTGCCGGCGGGCGTTGTCGACGCGTACCCGCTGTCGCAGGTGCAGCTCGGCATGCTCGTCGAGATGTTCGCCGACGAAGGGCTGGCCAAGTACCACAACAGCGCCACGTTCCTCATCCGCGACGGGCGACCGTTCGACGCCGAGGCGCTGCGTGCGGCGGCCCGTACCGTGGTGGGCCGGCACGAGATGCTGCGCACGTCGTTCGACCTCGACCGGTACGGCGTGCCGCTGCAACTCGTCCACGCCGGCGCCGAGCTGCCGGTGACCGTGCGGGACCTGCGCGGCCTGGACGAGGCCGGCCGGGAGGAGGCGGTGCGGGAGCACATCGCGCGGGAGCGGGCCGACCTCTTCGACCTGTCCCGGCCACCGCTGCTGCGGATATCCGCGCTGGTGGAAAGCGACGAGGCGTGGCGGCTCGGCTTCACCCACTGCCACGCCATCACCGAGGGCTGGAGCCAGCACTCGCTGCTGATGGAGGTGCTCGACCTGTACAGCGGCCGGCCCGCCGCCTTCGAGGCGCCATCGGTGCGGTACGCCGACTTCATCGCCGCCGAGCAGGCGTCGCTGGAGTCCACGCAGGACAGTCAATACTGGAAGGACGTCGTCGACGCGTACGCCCCGTGCGTCCTGCCCCCGGACTGGGGCGACGGGCCGGACGCGCCGCGCGCGGACCTCAAGCTGCCGATCGTCTTCCGCGACATCGAGGACAGGCTGCGGGCGCTCGCCACCGACACGGGCACGTCGTTCAAGGCGGTCCTGCTCGCCGCCCACCTCAAGGTGTTGAGCACGGTCACCAGCGAGCCCGCGTTCCACACCGGCGTGCTCTACAGCGCCCGCCCGGAGGCGCCCGGCGCCGAGCGGGTGTACGGCATGTACCTCAACACGCTCCCGTTCGCCCACGACGGCAGCGCCCGGACGTGGCGGGAGCTGGTCCGCCAGGTCTTCGCCCGGGAGGCCGAGGTGTACGCCCACCGCCGCTACCCGCTGCCGGCGATCCAGCGGCAGGCGGGCGGCCACCGGCTCTTCGACATCATGTTCCGCTACCAGGACTTCCACCAGGTCGACACCGGCCGGGTCGACGTCCGGGCCGGGGCCGGCGAGGGCTCCAATGAGTTCACCCTGTCCATCGCCACCCAGCCCGGGTTCCTGGTGCTGCGGGCGATCAGCAACGGGCTCAACCGGGCCGGCGCGGAGCGGCTGGCCGGCACCTACCGGGCGGTGCTGGAGGCGATGGCCGCCGACCCGGACGGCGACGCGCGGGCCGCGTACCTGTCCGAGCCCGACAAGGCACGGCTCCTGCAGGACTGGAACGACACCGAGGTGGAGTGGTGA
- a CDS encoding non-ribosomal peptide synthetase, translating to MAERRCVHEVFAAVAAERPGAVAVRSGAVEVSYGELEARANRYAHHLRATGVGPESPVGVLVSRGPETLAVLLGVWKAGGCYLPLDADLPPERLGYMLAAAGARVVVTESTHAGLLADVYGGEYVWADTVADGPTTAPPPTVDQGALAYTLFTSGSTGRPKGVQVTHRSLLNLLFSMRVRFRATPEHAWLAATSLSFDISLAELCLPLVSGGRVVLAGDGEAGDGAAMLDLIDRHGVTHVQATPAGWKLLVEAGFDHRPVVAVTTGEACPPGLARDLRRRVSTLVDLYGPTETTIWSTGWDVAGDLTTVPIGRPIHNTRVYVLDGNFQPVAVGVVGELFIGGDGVARGYVGRPELTAERFLPEPYGPHPGARMYRTGDLVRFRPDGELEYLGRADHQVKIRGYRIELGEIEERLLRQPEVRDAVVVAREDGAGDKWLAAYVVGHEGKQVEHARLREFLAESLPPYMVPAAFVVLDALPLNAAGKVDRRALPAPDRAALVADREYVAPRTPTERSMVDICVRVLGVAQVGVRDRLVDLGADSMRIVHVLAAARQAGLPLTLRMLLDNETIEELAVACGDGVTTEPVPAPRPRRTAFDAGRAISVAMELHAVPGATVAHIEDGEITSVQTYGVRSAAEPRPVTMRTPFQAGSISKHVTAFLVLRLVDDGVLALDRDVNHYLARPLAAPPGSGWSASLRHCLANLSGIAETPATWYAPPDPVPPLSDVLDGIGLAHQPGAEFRKSGGQWAVLQQLLTDVTGEPFADLASRLVFSPLGMRDSGFAPPLGHAVGHEGGRPLDGGYRSRPAVAGSGLWSTAGDLAQLAVEVRRAQHGESALLSAVSARVMLTEAHPGSFYGLGTVVDYTRPDPEIGHNGQTPGYRAMSAIRLGSGAGCVVLTNADSGKEIHKVVVNAVT from the coding sequence ATGGCTGAGCGCAGGTGCGTCCACGAGGTGTTCGCCGCCGTCGCGGCGGAGCGGCCCGGCGCGGTCGCGGTCCGGTCGGGGGCCGTCGAGGTCAGCTACGGCGAGTTGGAGGCGCGGGCCAACCGGTACGCGCACCACCTGCGCGCCACGGGTGTCGGGCCGGAGTCGCCCGTCGGCGTGCTGGTGAGCCGCGGCCCGGAGACGCTCGCCGTGCTGTTGGGCGTGTGGAAGGCCGGCGGCTGCTACCTGCCGCTGGACGCCGACCTGCCGCCCGAACGCCTCGGCTACATGCTCGCCGCGGCCGGCGCGCGGGTCGTGGTGACCGAGTCCACCCACGCCGGCCTGCTCGCCGACGTGTACGGCGGCGAGTACGTGTGGGCCGACACCGTGGCGGACGGGCCCACCACCGCGCCGCCGCCCACAGTGGACCAGGGCGCGCTCGCGTACACGCTGTTCACCTCCGGCTCGACCGGGCGGCCCAAGGGCGTCCAGGTCACCCACCGGTCGCTGCTCAACCTGCTCTTCTCGATGCGGGTCCGGTTCCGCGCCACCCCGGAGCACGCCTGGCTGGCGGCGACCTCCCTGTCGTTCGACATCTCCCTGGCCGAGCTGTGCCTGCCGCTGGTCAGCGGCGGCCGGGTGGTGCTGGCCGGGGACGGCGAGGCCGGCGACGGGGCCGCCATGCTCGACCTGATCGACCGGCACGGCGTGACCCACGTCCAGGCCACGCCCGCCGGCTGGAAGCTGCTCGTCGAGGCCGGCTTCGACCACCGCCCGGTCGTCGCGGTCACCACCGGCGAGGCGTGCCCGCCCGGCCTCGCCCGCGACCTGCGCCGCCGGGTGTCCACACTGGTCGACCTGTACGGCCCGACCGAGACCACCATCTGGTCCACCGGCTGGGACGTGGCGGGCGACCTCACCACCGTCCCCATCGGACGCCCGATCCACAACACCCGCGTGTACGTCCTCGACGGCAACTTCCAGCCGGTCGCGGTCGGCGTGGTCGGCGAGCTGTTCATCGGCGGGGACGGGGTGGCCCGCGGCTACGTGGGACGCCCCGAGCTGACCGCCGAGCGGTTCCTGCCCGAGCCGTACGGCCCGCACCCGGGCGCGCGCATGTACCGCACCGGCGACCTGGTGCGCTTCCGCCCCGACGGGGAACTGGAGTACCTCGGCCGCGCCGACCACCAGGTGAAGATCCGCGGCTACCGGATCGAGTTGGGCGAGATCGAGGAGCGGCTGCTGCGCCAGCCCGAGGTGCGCGACGCGGTGGTCGTCGCCCGGGAGGACGGCGCCGGGGACAAGTGGCTCGCCGCGTACGTGGTGGGCCACGAGGGCAAGCAGGTCGAGCACGCGCGGCTGCGGGAGTTCCTCGCCGAGTCGCTGCCGCCGTACATGGTGCCGGCCGCGTTCGTGGTGCTCGACGCGTTGCCGCTCAACGCCGCCGGCAAGGTGGACCGCCGGGCGCTGCCCGCGCCGGACCGCGCCGCCCTCGTCGCCGACCGCGAGTACGTCGCACCGCGCACGCCCACCGAGCGGTCCATGGTGGACATCTGCGTCCGGGTGCTCGGCGTGGCCCAGGTGGGCGTGCGGGACCGGCTCGTCGACCTCGGCGCCGACTCGATGCGGATCGTGCACGTGCTCGCGGCGGCCCGGCAGGCGGGGCTCCCGCTGACCCTGCGGATGCTGCTGGACAACGAGACCATCGAGGAGCTGGCGGTCGCGTGCGGCGACGGCGTGACCACCGAACCGGTGCCGGCGCCGCGCCCCCGGCGTACGGCCTTCGACGCCGGGCGGGCCATCTCCGTCGCGATGGAGCTGCACGCGGTCCCCGGGGCCACCGTCGCGCACATCGAGGACGGCGAGATCACGTCCGTCCAGACCTACGGGGTACGCTCCGCCGCCGAACCCCGGCCGGTGACGATGCGTACCCCGTTCCAGGCCGGGTCGATCAGCAAGCACGTGACCGCGTTCCTGGTGCTGCGCCTGGTGGACGACGGCGTGCTCGCACTGGACCGGGACGTCAACCACTACCTCGCCCGGCCGCTCGCCGCACCGCCGGGCAGCGGCTGGTCCGCCAGCCTCCGGCACTGCCTGGCCAACCTGTCCGGCATCGCCGAGACGCCCGCCACCTGGTACGCGCCGCCGGACCCCGTCCCGCCCCTTTCCGACGTACTCGATGGGATTGGTCTGGCTCATCAGCCCGGTGCGGAATTCCGTAAGTCCGGCGGGCAGTGGGCCGTGCTGCAGCAGCTCTTGACCGACGTGACCGGCGAGCCGTTCGCGGACCTGGCGTCGCGGCTGGTCTTCTCCCCGCTCGGCATGCGGGACAGCGGCTTCGCGCCGCCGCTCGGGCACGCGGTGGGCCACGAGGGCGGGCGGCCGCTGGACGGCGGCTACCGCTCCCGCCCGGCGGTGGCCGGCAGCGGCCTGTGGTCCACGGCCGGCGACCTCGCGCAGCTCGCGGTCGAGGTGCGCCGGGCCCAGCACGGCGAGTCGGCGCTGCTGTCGGCGGTGTCCGCGCGGGTGATGCTGACCGAGGCACACCCGGGCAGCTTCTATGGCCTGGGCACGGTGGTGGACTACACCCGGCCGGATCCGGAGATTGGCCACAATGGACAGACGCCGGGCTACCGGGCGATGTCGGCGATCCGACTCGGCTCGGGCGCGGGCTGCGTGGTGCTGACCAACGCCGACTCCGGCAAGGAGATCCACAAGGTGGTCGTCAACGCGGTCACCTAA
- a CDS encoding PadR family transcriptional regulator, with translation MREAMLALLAKEPAHGYELRQRLTRALGSVGEVLNPGQIYVTLSRLEKAGLVRGVQVEQSAAPDKKVYEVTPAGRDHVAGWLMDSAWPKVAPTEFHLKLVAAAATGLADPVALIDAQRRDLLRRLREVQRIAQAEPAGSDGALILEGSALRLQADIRWLEACEQRWTSGE, from the coding sequence GTGCGCGAAGCGATGCTGGCGCTGCTGGCCAAGGAGCCGGCGCACGGCTATGAGCTGCGACAACGGTTGACACGGGCGCTCGGGTCGGTCGGCGAGGTGCTCAACCCCGGCCAGATCTACGTGACCCTGTCCCGCCTGGAAAAGGCCGGGCTCGTGCGTGGCGTCCAGGTGGAGCAGAGCGCGGCCCCCGACAAGAAGGTGTACGAGGTGACCCCGGCCGGCCGGGACCACGTCGCCGGCTGGCTGATGGACTCCGCCTGGCCCAAGGTGGCACCCACCGAGTTCCACCTCAAGCTGGTGGCCGCCGCGGCCACCGGGCTGGCCGATCCGGTGGCGCTGATCGACGCCCAGCGCCGCGACCTGCTGCGCCGGCTCCGCGAGGTGCAGCGGATCGCGCAGGCCGAGCCGGCCGGCAGCGACGGCGCGCTGATCCTGGAGGGCAGCGCCCTGCGGTTGCAAGCCGACATCCGCTGGCTCGAAGCCTGCGAGCAGCGGTGGACGTCCGGTGAGTGA
- a CDS encoding ABC transporter ATP-binding protein: protein MGLSRFYPGDGAPVRAVDGVDLVIEQGESVSVMGPSGCGKSTLLHLLGGLERPTAGAVAIAGQRADKLSEAAWARLRRRSIGFVFQAFHLVDELSAVENVELPALLVGASRRAARKRALELLERLGVADRASHLPDRLSGGQRQRVALARALVNEPLLVLADEPTGNLDSHATSEILKLFAGLREARQTLLLVTHDPRAAATADRLLTMRDGEIVEDTPLDGGVSRQAVLAQIAGWDA, encoded by the coding sequence ATGGGGTTGAGCCGGTTCTACCCGGGAGACGGGGCTCCGGTGCGGGCGGTCGACGGCGTGGACCTGGTCATCGAGCAGGGCGAGTCGGTCTCGGTGATGGGGCCGAGCGGCTGCGGCAAGTCGACGCTGCTGCACCTGCTCGGCGGGCTGGAGCGGCCCACCGCCGGCGCGGTGGCGATCGCCGGCCAGCGGGCCGACAAACTCTCCGAAGCGGCGTGGGCGCGGTTGCGCCGGCGCAGCATCGGGTTCGTGTTCCAGGCGTTCCACCTGGTCGACGAGCTGTCCGCGGTGGAAAACGTCGAGCTGCCCGCGCTGCTGGTCGGCGCCTCGCGGCGGGCGGCCCGCAAGCGGGCGCTGGAGCTGCTGGAGCGCCTCGGCGTCGCGGACCGCGCGAGCCACCTGCCCGACCGGCTCTCCGGCGGCCAGCGGCAGCGGGTGGCGCTGGCCCGGGCCCTGGTCAACGAGCCGCTGCTGGTGCTGGCCGACGAGCCCACCGGCAACCTGGACAGCCACGCGACCAGCGAGATCCTCAAGCTCTTCGCCGGGCTCCGCGAGGCGCGGCAGACGCTGCTGCTGGTCACGCACGACCCGCGGGCGGCCGCCACCGCCGACCGGCTGCTCACCATGCGCGACGGCGAGATCGTCGAGGACACCCCGCTCGACGGCGGCGTGTCGCGGCAGGCCGTGCTCGCCCAGATCGCCGGCTGGGACGCGTAG
- a CDS encoding FtsX-like permease family protein yields the protein MTRLAWRNLRHRPGQAALLLLALCLATSTLSVALAVRGAGDNAWERVWHATNGAHVSAFLAYDPDDPPAEAELARARADLVALATAPGVVATSGPWTELVTTGEIGGDTREVEVLVRRSEPAAVGQPLLTAGQWLDGGDGVVLEDGLASTMKVRPGDTVTIAGHRLPVRGVATSVAIGRFPMYQPARIWVSESVGGRVQATGARSFASSIELRLAHQGDAAAFVAARGGAELGPSFYVGLSTWEQRRDASHDDMTAFAVAMLSIGILLAGLTIATAAVLVAGRMASQIRQVGTLKAVGVTPGQVTAVLLAEYLALAGIAAAVGIAAGQALSPALAGDFSRSLYGAPQAPPVTWTRAAAVAGIAIAVVLLATVRPALRGARHSTLRSLTTTARPPRRASRLAQWGSRAGLPLPVVLGLRSALRRPGRAVANAAGLSLGVAMVMIGLALDKGIQDFLAEQAPDTSAVSREITARAIDQLVTLVYAGAGLLIALAAVNAVVVAVFAARDSARNHAILRTVGATPRQTVVAFVVAQLGGCLLACAAGIPLGVLLFTLVGGEDLTPINLPATTYAAVAVVVPLAYAAIVAVPARLLSRRPVTPLLAYE from the coding sequence GTGACCCGCCTGGCCTGGCGCAACCTGCGCCACCGGCCCGGCCAGGCCGCCCTGCTGCTGCTCGCCCTGTGCCTGGCCACCAGCACCCTCAGCGTGGCGCTCGCGGTCCGGGGCGCCGGCGACAACGCCTGGGAACGGGTGTGGCACGCCACCAACGGTGCCCACGTGTCCGCCTTCCTGGCGTACGACCCGGATGACCCGCCGGCCGAGGCGGAGCTGGCGCGGGCCCGCGCGGACCTGGTCGCCCTGGCCACCGCTCCCGGCGTGGTCGCCACCAGCGGACCCTGGACCGAGCTGGTCACCACCGGCGAGATCGGCGGTGACACCAGGGAGGTCGAGGTCCTGGTGCGCCGGTCCGAGCCGGCCGCGGTCGGCCAGCCGCTGCTCACCGCGGGCCAGTGGCTGGACGGCGGCGACGGGGTGGTGCTGGAGGACGGGCTGGCCTCGACCATGAAGGTGCGGCCCGGCGACACCGTCACGATCGCGGGCCACCGCCTGCCCGTACGCGGGGTCGCGACGAGCGTCGCCATCGGCCGGTTCCCGATGTACCAGCCGGCGCGGATCTGGGTCAGCGAGTCCGTCGGCGGCCGGGTCCAGGCGACCGGCGCCCGGTCCTTCGCCTCCTCGATCGAGCTGCGCCTGGCCCACCAGGGCGACGCGGCCGCGTTCGTGGCCGCCCGCGGCGGGGCAGAGCTGGGCCCGTCCTTCTATGTCGGACTGTCCACTTGGGAGCAAAGGCGGGACGCCTCGCACGATGACATGACGGCGTTCGCGGTGGCGATGCTGAGCATCGGCATCCTGCTCGCGGGGCTGACCATCGCCACCGCCGCCGTGCTGGTCGCCGGGCGGATGGCCAGCCAGATCCGGCAGGTCGGCACGCTCAAGGCGGTGGGCGTCACCCCGGGGCAGGTGACCGCCGTGCTGCTCGCGGAGTACCTGGCCCTGGCGGGCATCGCCGCGGCGGTGGGCATCGCCGCCGGGCAGGCGCTTTCTCCGGCGCTGGCGGGCGACTTCTCGCGCAGCCTCTACGGCGCCCCGCAGGCCCCGCCGGTCACCTGGACCCGGGCCGCCGCCGTCGCCGGCATCGCCATCGCCGTGGTGCTGCTGGCCACGGTACGGCCGGCGCTGCGCGGGGCACGGCACAGCACGCTGCGATCCCTCACCACGACCGCCCGGCCACCCCGCCGGGCCAGCCGCCTCGCCCAGTGGGGGAGCCGGGCCGGCCTGCCGCTGCCGGTAGTCCTCGGACTGCGTTCGGCGCTGCGCCGTCCCGGGCGCGCGGTCGCCAACGCCGCCGGCCTCAGCCTCGGCGTCGCCATGGTGATGATCGGTCTCGCGCTGGACAAGGGCATCCAGGACTTCCTGGCGGAGCAGGCGCCCGACACCAGCGCGGTCAGCCGCGAGATCACCGCGCGGGCCATCGACCAACTCGTCACGCTGGTGTACGCCGGAGCCGGCCTGCTGATCGCGCTGGCGGCGGTCAACGCGGTCGTCGTCGCCGTCTTCGCGGCCCGGGACAGCGCCCGCAACCACGCCATCCTGCGTACCGTCGGGGCCACCCCGCGCCAGACCGTGGTCGCCTTCGTGGTCGCCCAACTCGGCGGGTGCCTGCTCGCCTGCGCCGCCGGCATCCCGCTCGGCGTACTGCTCTTCACCCTCGTGGGCGGCGAGGACCTGACCCCGATCAACCTGCCCGCCACCACGTACGCCGCGGTGGCCGTGGTGGTGCCGCTGGCGTACGCGGCGATCGTGGCGGTACCGGCGCGCCTGCTGAGCCGCCGCCCGGTCACCCCGCTGCTGGCGTACGAGTGA
- a CDS encoding DUF305 domain-containing protein — protein MSRWLLLSLLLLVGCSAAPAARPSTSDPPAAATDVMFLQMLLPHHRQGVELAGLGRTRGTRTDLTLLAAAIESTQRDEVETMSGWLREAGAPETAPPATDGADPHAAHGGLPGTSAVEIAALHASTGTEFERRFLTTMMSHQGDAIRLAKMELASGKDPRIRAFATRIELSRVAQLEQMQHLLDTAT, from the coding sequence ATGTCGCGGTGGCTTCTCCTGTCACTCCTGCTGCTCGTTGGCTGCTCCGCGGCCCCCGCCGCCCGCCCGTCCACTTCGGACCCGCCAGCGGCGGCGACCGACGTGATGTTCCTGCAGATGCTGTTGCCACACCACCGGCAGGGCGTGGAACTGGCCGGGCTCGGCCGCACCCGTGGCACCCGCACCGACCTGACCCTCCTGGCCGCCGCGATCGAGTCCACCCAGCGCGACGAGGTCGAGACGATGTCCGGCTGGCTGCGCGAGGCCGGCGCCCCGGAAACCGCCCCGCCGGCCACGGACGGCGCCGACCCGCACGCGGCGCACGGCGGGCTGCCCGGCACCAGCGCCGTCGAGATCGCCGCGCTGCACGCCTCCACCGGAACGGAGTTCGAGCGCCGCTTCCTGACCACGATGATGTCCCACCAGGGCGACGCCATCCGCCTGGCCAAAATGGAGCTCGCGAGCGGCAAAGACCCCCGCATCCGCGCCTTCGCCACCCGCATAGAACTCTCCCGCGTGGCCCAGCTGGAGCAAATGCAACACCTGCTCGACACCGCCACCTAG
- a CDS encoding sulfotransferase family protein yields MGQPVFVCGCPRSGTTLVQLMLHAHARIAIPPETRFVLEAYRARRAFGDLRESGARRALARWIVDRPETRFADLGLSAEETIEEITAGPPTLGSALAIPLQGYAQRFGKSRWGDKRPAYVTNLPALARLFPDALFVHVIRDGRDCVASLKQMPWHRTGIYQAISAWAQAVDHGRWAARVLGPGAYHEIRYERLVTNVGPELAALCRFLHEEYDPAMTDPAALATLAVPDRKSWHARTRSAIGPDRIGRWRSILEPWEAGLCEAVLGGRLRSLGYPLTGAPPPPAVHRLRYERVAARHRLAPLRRLAIRGHDRLPLTTPLAYRPCD; encoded by the coding sequence GTGGGGCAGCCTGTCTTCGTATGTGGGTGCCCGCGGTCCGGGACCACGTTGGTGCAGCTCATGCTGCACGCGCACGCCAGGATCGCGATTCCGCCGGAGACCCGGTTCGTGCTGGAGGCGTACCGGGCCCGGCGCGCGTTCGGAGACCTGCGCGAGAGCGGCGCCCGCCGGGCACTGGCCCGGTGGATCGTCGACCGGCCGGAGACGCGGTTCGCGGACCTCGGCCTATCGGCCGAGGAGACTATCGAGGAGATCACCGCCGGGCCGCCCACGCTGGGCTCCGCGCTGGCCATCCCACTTCAGGGGTACGCCCAGCGGTTCGGCAAGTCGCGGTGGGGTGACAAGCGACCCGCGTACGTCACCAACCTCCCGGCGCTGGCACGGCTCTTCCCGGACGCCCTGTTCGTACACGTGATCCGGGACGGGCGGGACTGCGTCGCCTCCCTCAAACAGATGCCGTGGCACCGGACCGGCATCTACCAGGCGATCTCGGCGTGGGCGCAGGCGGTGGACCACGGCCGGTGGGCGGCCCGGGTCCTGGGTCCCGGCGCCTACCACGAGATCCGGTACGAGCGGCTGGTCACCAACGTCGGGCCGGAACTGGCCGCGCTGTGCCGCTTCCTGCACGAGGAGTACGACCCGGCGATGACCGACCCGGCCGCGCTCGCCACGCTTGCCGTGCCGGACCGGAAGTCCTGGCACGCCCGTACCCGCTCGGCGATCGGCCCCGACCGGATCGGCCGCTGGCGGTCCATCCTCGAACCCTGGGAAGCCGGCCTGTGCGAGGCGGTGCTCGGCGGGCGGCTACGGTCGCTGGGCTACCCGCTCACCGGCGCGCCCCCGCCCCCGGCGGTGCACCGGCTGCGCTACGAACGGGTGGCCGCCCGCCACCGGCTCGCCCCGCTCCGCCGACTCGCGATCCGCGGCCACGACCGCCTCCCGCTGACAACCCCGCTCGCCTACCGCCCGTGCGACTAA